In the Gemmatimonadota bacterium genome, one interval contains:
- a CDS encoding mechanosensitive ion channel has product MGLSDWLTTRIIQGTVRRVAARTKSTWDDRIIERKVFARIAHAVPAVIAYYGIRLAVGVTSADIASVTDPDILTTTPATLILLATLVQRISIAFIVVTGAVAFASLLEAANDIYNESYSESKSRPIKGYLQVVSLVSYIAAGVVVISVLAQVSPVAFLSGLGALTAVLMLVFKDTILSLVASIQIMSNDMIRIGDWVEVPQSNADGDIIDIALHTVKIQNWDKTISTVPTYKFIGESFKNWRGMSESGGRRIKRAINLDVNTVHFLTDEEIEHLSRYEVLRDYMKQKRRTLAEHAASKEGEDPDSIPERRRLTNIGTFRAYVLNYLKAHPMIHDGMTLIVRQLAPSSQGIPIELYCFSTDTAWANYEALQSDIFDHLFALLPEFGLRAFQEPAGSDFAKLGER; this is encoded by the coding sequence ATGGGACTCTCCGATTGGCTCACGACGAGGATCATCCAGGGTACCGTGCGCCGGGTCGCCGCTCGCACCAAGTCGACGTGGGACGACCGGATCATCGAGAGGAAGGTCTTCGCCCGGATCGCGCACGCAGTGCCCGCGGTCATTGCGTACTACGGGATCCGCCTGGCGGTGGGCGTCACGTCGGCCGACATCGCGAGCGTTACGGACCCTGACATCCTCACCACGACGCCAGCCACTCTCATCCTCTTGGCGACGCTGGTGCAGCGCATCTCGATCGCGTTCATCGTCGTGACGGGTGCGGTGGCCTTCGCCTCGCTCCTGGAGGCCGCGAACGACATCTACAACGAGTCGTACTCGGAGTCGAAGAGCCGCCCGATCAAGGGCTACTTGCAGGTCGTCAGCCTGGTCTCGTACATCGCCGCCGGAGTGGTGGTCATCTCCGTGCTCGCACAAGTTTCGCCCGTTGCCTTCCTCTCCGGGCTCGGCGCGCTCACTGCGGTACTCATGCTCGTGTTCAAGGACACGATCCTCTCGCTGGTGGCGAGCATCCAAATCATGTCGAACGACATGATCCGGATCGGGGACTGGGTCGAAGTACCACAGTCGAATGCCGACGGCGACATCATCGACATCGCGTTGCACACGGTCAAGATCCAGAACTGGGACAAGACGATCTCGACCGTCCCCACGTACAAGTTCATCGGGGAGTCGTTCAAGAACTGGCGAGGCATGAGCGAGTCCGGTGGGCGGCGCATCAAGCGTGCGATCAACCTCGACGTCAACACGGTCCATTTCCTCACAGACGAGGAGATCGAGCATCTGTCGCGCTACGAAGTGCTGCGTGACTACATGAAGCAAAAGCGGCGGACGCTCGCGGAACATGCGGCGTCCAAAGAGGGCGAGGATCCCGACTCGATTCCGGAGAGACGCAGGCTCACCAACATCGGGACGTTCCGCGCGTACGTGCTCAACTATCTGAAGGCGCACCCGATGATCCACGACGGCATGACGCTGATCGTGCGCCAACTCGCGCCGAGTTCCCAGGGCATCCCGATCGAGCTCTACTGCTTCTCGACCGACACCGCATGGGCGAACTACGAAGCGCTGCAGAGCGATATCTTCGATCACCTCTTCGCGCTCTTGCCCGAATTCGGGCTGCGTGCCTTCCAGGAGCCGGCAGGCAGCGATTTCGCGAAGCTGGGCGAGCGCTAG